One genomic region from Microcystis panniformis FACHB-1757 encodes:
- the hppD gene encoding 4-hydroxyphenylpyruvate dioxygenase produces the protein MFIDHIHFYVESAKKWRDWFVRVMDFQAIASLVNLHTHTEIVGNGIQKDKNKQIIFILSSPLNSLSPVAEFLSKYPEGVADVAFQVEDLDALARRIKLDIFIQETVLARGKIKSCQISSIANLKHTLIERQGITPILADPNLIEYDSKEQYNQDILAIDHLVLNVFQGNLELTSNWYEENLGFKKRQVFTIKTERSGLYSQVLVHPETELKLPINEPDSNSSQIQEFLDINQKSGIQHIALKTENIVNLTQKLREKKVEFLSVPDSYYRQINYQKKDFNIADWEWSEIKKNEILIDFEQNSHSLQEKPTLLQIFTKPIFSQPTFFFELIERRHAARGFGEGNFRALFEAIEREQIQRGTLD, from the coding sequence ATGTTTATTGATCATATTCATTTTTATGTAGAATCGGCCAAAAAATGGCGAGATTGGTTTGTGCGGGTGATGGATTTTCAGGCGATCGCAAGTTTAGTTAATCTCCACACGCACACGGAAATAGTTGGCAATGGCATCCAAAAAGATAAAAATAAACAGATTATTTTTATCTTATCTTCTCCCTTAAATTCCCTTAGTCCCGTGGCGGAATTTTTAAGTAAATATCCTGAAGGGGTGGCGGATGTGGCTTTTCAAGTGGAGGATTTAGACGCTTTAGCTAGGAGAATTAAACTGGATATTTTTATTCAGGAAACTGTTTTGGCTAGGGGTAAGATAAAAAGCTGTCAAATCTCTAGCATTGCTAATCTCAAACATACATTAATTGAAAGACAGGGAATCACGCCAATTTTAGCCGATCCTAATCTGATTGAGTATGATAGTAAGGAACAATATAATCAGGATATTCTGGCAATTGATCATTTAGTTTTAAATGTGTTTCAGGGGAATTTAGAGTTAACATCCAATTGGTATGAGGAAAATTTAGGCTTTAAAAAACGGCAAGTTTTTACTATTAAAACGGAGCGTTCTGGTCTTTATTCGCAGGTACTTGTTCACCCTGAAACCGAATTAAAGTTACCAATTAATGAGCCAGATAGTAACAGTTCTCAAATTCAAGAATTTTTAGATATTAATCAAAAATCTGGTATTCAACACATTGCTTTAAAAACAGAAAACATTGTAAACTTAACTCAAAAATTAAGAGAAAAAAAGGTAGAATTTTTATCAGTTCCCGACAGTTATTATCGACAAATTAACTATCAAAAAAAAGATTTTAATATTGCTGATTGGGAATGGTCAGAAATTAAAAAAAATGAAATTCTCATTGACTTTGAACAAAATAGTCATTCCCTCCAGGAAAAGCCAACTTTACTGCAAATTTTCACTAAACCAATTTTTTCTCAGCCAACTTTCTTTTTTGAATTAATCGAGCGACGTCATGCCGCTAGAGGTTTTGGAGAAGGCAACTTCCGGGCTTTATTTGAAGCGATCGAACGGGAACAAATACAGCGAGGAACTTTAGATTAG
- a CDS encoding retropepsin-like aspartic protease family protein, which produces MNKSLSVIALSSTLLLFPFTPTTLAQSECFLQRADGQHIDLSRLCGSSSRNRKNSPQVYQLPIQRRVNGIPTVMVVFNNRHYYEMLFDTGASGIVLTDAMAKAMKVKREKEVVAHTAGGVVTVYLGRINSVKVGEVALSNQIVGISPQMEGLGLLGQTFFGSYDVTIKKDVIELRHR; this is translated from the coding sequence ATGAATAAGTCTCTTTCTGTGATCGCATTGTCCAGCACCCTGCTGTTATTTCCCTTCACCCCTACGACTCTCGCTCAATCGGAATGCTTTCTCCAAAGAGCAGATGGACAACACATAGACCTTAGCCGTCTCTGTGGCAGTTCATCTAGAAATAGGAAAAATTCCCCGCAAGTTTATCAGCTACCGATTCAACGCCGGGTTAACGGCATTCCCACGGTGATGGTGGTTTTTAATAACCGTCACTATTATGAAATGCTTTTTGATACAGGTGCTAGTGGCATCGTCCTCACCGATGCCATGGCGAAAGCGATGAAAGTCAAACGGGAAAAGGAAGTAGTCGCTCATACCGCCGGCGGTGTCGTTACTGTTTATCTTGGTCGCATTAATTCTGTTAAAGTTGGCGAGGTGGCTTTATCTAATCAGATTGTTGGTATTTCTCCCCAAATGGAAGGATTAGGACTCTTAGGACAAACCTTTTTTGGTTCCTATGATGTCACGATCAAAAAAGATGTGATTGAATTACGTCATCGTTGA
- a CDS encoding histidine triad nucleotide-binding protein, protein MSETIFSKIIRKEIPASIVYEDDLVLAFRDVNPQAPTHILIIPKKPIPKLEEASDSDRDLLGHLLLTVKKVAAEAKLSQGYRVVINNGEHGGQTVDHLHVHLLGDRIMAWPPG, encoded by the coding sequence ATGAGTGAGACTATTTTTAGCAAAATTATCCGCAAAGAAATTCCTGCCTCGATCGTTTATGAAGATGATCTGGTTCTCGCTTTTCGAGATGTTAATCCCCAAGCACCCACCCATATCCTCATTATCCCCAAAAAACCGATTCCGAAACTAGAGGAAGCCAGCGACAGCGATCGAGATCTATTGGGACATTTGTTACTAACTGTTAAAAAAGTGGCCGCCGAAGCTAAATTAAGTCAAGGTTATCGAGTAGTGATCAATAATGGGGAACATGGGGGTCAAACCGTCGATCATCTTCATGTCCATCTTTTAGGCGATCGCATAATGGCTTGGCCTCCGGGTTAA
- a CDS encoding YifB family Mg chelatase-like AAA ATPase, protein MLARVWSAAIIGIDAIKIGVEVDVSGGLPGIAVVGLPDTAVQESKERVKASLKNAGFAFPIRKIVINLSPADIRKEGPIYDLPISIGILGASEQVEADLLGDFLFLGELSLDGSLRAVAGVLPIAAAAEKMGIKGLVVPADNAKEAAVVKGVQVYGFRHLSEVVNFLNEPDRYSPMTFNAAEEFGRSRVNLPDLKDVKGQAIGRRALEIAAAGGHNLIFVGPPGSGKTMLARRLPGILPQLTFAESLEVSQIHSVAGLLKDRGSLVRERPFRSPHHSASGAALVGGGTYPRPGEISLSHRGILFLDELTEFKRSVLEYLRQPLEDGYVSISRTRLSVAFPARFTLVASTNPCPCGYYGDSVQPCSCSPRQREQYWAKLSGPLLDRIDLQVTVNRLKPEEMTQESRGEASEQVRQRVERARQKASDRFQDTGIRSNAEMNSEHLRRFCALDQSSRHILEGAIRKLGLSARAMDRILKVARTIADLGDSEMLKSSHVAEAIQYRTLDRLS, encoded by the coding sequence ATGTTAGCAAGGGTTTGGAGTGCGGCAATTATCGGCATCGATGCCATTAAAATCGGGGTAGAAGTGGATGTATCGGGGGGATTACCCGGAATTGCCGTGGTGGGTTTACCCGATACCGCCGTGCAGGAGTCGAAAGAAAGGGTAAAAGCTTCCCTAAAAAATGCTGGATTTGCCTTTCCCATCCGCAAAATTGTCATCAATTTAAGTCCCGCCGATATCCGCAAAGAGGGGCCGATTTATGATTTACCGATTAGTATCGGCATTTTAGGGGCTTCCGAACAGGTAGAAGCCGATTTATTGGGGGATTTTCTCTTTTTAGGCGAATTATCCCTCGATGGTAGTTTGCGTGCCGTGGCGGGGGTTTTACCCATTGCTGCCGCCGCCGAAAAAATGGGGATCAAGGGTTTAGTGGTTCCCGCCGATAATGCCAAAGAAGCGGCCGTAGTTAAAGGCGTACAAGTGTATGGGTTTCGTCATCTATCGGAAGTGGTAAATTTCTTAAATGAACCCGATCGCTATTCACCGATGACTTTTAACGCTGCCGAGGAATTTGGGCGATCGCGGGTAAATCTCCCCGATCTCAAGGATGTCAAAGGTCAAGCCATTGGCCGGCGGGCCCTGGAAATTGCCGCAGCTGGAGGTCATAACCTAATTTTTGTCGGTCCCCCGGGCAGCGGTAAAACCATGTTAGCGCGACGTTTACCCGGTATTCTGCCCCAGCTTACCTTTGCCGAATCCCTAGAAGTCTCCCAGATTCATTCCGTCGCCGGATTACTGAAGGATCGAGGTTCTCTGGTGCGCGAGCGTCCTTTTCGCAGTCCCCATCACTCCGCTTCCGGAGCGGCGCTGGTGGGAGGTGGCACTTATCCCCGACCGGGAGAAATCTCCCTTTCCCACCGTGGTATTTTATTTTTGGACGAATTAACGGAATTTAAGCGCAGTGTCTTGGAATATCTCCGGCAACCCCTAGAGGATGGTTATGTGAGCATTTCTCGCACTCGTCTTTCCGTCGCTTTTCCGGCCCGTTTTACCCTGGTGGCGAGTACCAATCCCTGTCCCTGCGGTTATTACGGCGATTCGGTGCAACCCTGCAGCTGTTCACCGCGACAACGGGAACAATATTGGGCGAAATTATCGGGGCCGCTTTTAGACCGTATTGACCTACAAGTGACGGTAAATCGCCTGAAACCGGAAGAAATGACCCAAGAGAGTCGGGGAGAAGCTTCTGAGCAAGTGCGGCAACGGGTAGAAAGGGCCAGACAAAAGGCCAGCGATCGCTTTCAAGATACTGGGATTCGCTCTAACGCGGAGATGAATTCCGAGCATTTGCGGCGTTTTTGCGCTCTTGATCAGAGCAGTCGCCATATTTTAGAAGGGGCAATCCGAAAATTGGGTTTATCGGCCCGAGCAATGGATCGCATTCTCAAAGTTGCCCGCACCATTGCCGATTTAGGAGATAGTGAAATGCTGAAAAGTTCCCACGTTGCCGAAGCAATTCAGTATCGCACTCTCGATCGTTTAAGTTAG
- a CDS encoding AAA family ATPase, with protein sequence MKVKIKNLGILKQAEFSLGDFTIICGGNNTGKTYATYALFGFLDTWRRLLTWPTFGLKEKINQLLSDGVISLDLQEYVQQCEIILTTGCQRYIRQIPEVFAANEERFKNVDFQIELNFDNIQFQNKYERKISTATWEIISISKPEDEPYLSITLLTETEKINLPVHFLEDIIYDSIQDIIFSQFFPRPFIASAERTGAAIFRKELNFARNRLLEEISKNSNFNPRELLFNVSQDYALPVKKNVDFTRQIETIVKKNSFIAENHPSILEDFADIIGGQYMITSNDELYYIPKGKKLRLSMDESSSAVRSLLDIGFYLRHEARIGDLLIVDEPELNLHPENQRRIAKLFARLINIGIKVFITTHSDYIIKEINTLIMLNHDKPHLKQIAAEEGYRQEELLSANQVKVYIAEKALKMLKGQKRKTKFHTLNPAKIDHEMGIEARSFDTTIENMNRIQTAIIWGEE encoded by the coding sequence ATGAAAGTTAAAATTAAAAATCTTGGCATTTTAAAACAAGCAGAATTCAGTCTAGGCGACTTCACAATTATCTGTGGTGGTAATAATACAGGTAAAACTTATGCTACCTACGCTTTATTCGGTTTTTTAGACACTTGGCGAAGACTATTAACTTGGCCAACATTTGGACTCAAAGAAAAAATTAATCAACTACTTTCTGATGGTGTAATTAGTCTCGATCTACAGGAGTATGTTCAACAGTGTGAGATTATTCTTACTACAGGTTGTCAAAGATATATTCGACAAATACCTGAAGTTTTTGCTGCCAACGAGGAGAGGTTTAAAAATGTTGATTTTCAGATAGAATTAAATTTTGACAATATTCAATTTCAAAATAAGTATGAAAGGAAAATTAGTACAGCAACATGGGAAATTATCTCGATTAGCAAACCTGAAGATGAGCCTTATTTATCCATTACATTATTAACAGAAACAGAAAAAATAAATCTGCCAGTGCATTTTCTTGAGGATATCATTTACGACAGCATCCAAGATATAATTTTCTCTCAGTTTTTTCCCAGGCCATTTATTGCTAGTGCAGAAAGGACAGGAGCGGCAATTTTTCGCAAAGAGTTAAATTTTGCTCGTAATCGTTTACTGGAAGAAATTAGTAAAAATAGCAATTTTAATCCTAGAGAACTGTTATTTAATGTTTCTCAGGATTATGCGCTACCAGTCAAAAAAAATGTAGATTTTACTAGACAAATAGAAACAATTGTCAAAAAAAATAGCTTTATCGCCGAAAATCATCCCAGTATTTTAGAAGATTTTGCCGATATTATTGGTGGTCAATATATGATTACTAGCAATGATGAACTTTATTACATTCCTAAAGGAAAAAAACTTAGACTATCGATGGATGAAAGTTCTAGTGCTGTACGTTCTCTTTTAGACATTGGCTTTTATTTAAGACACGAAGCTCGAATCGGAGATTTGTTGATAGTAGATGAACCTGAATTAAATCTCCATCCAGAAAATCAACGCCGTATCGCTAAACTTTTCGCTCGACTGATCAACATTGGTATTAAAGTTTTTATCACTACTCACAGTGATTATATTATCAAAGAAATAAACACATTAATTATGCTTAACCATGATAAACCACACCTGAAACAAATTGCCGCAGAAGAAGGCTATAGACAAGAGGAATTATTATCGGCTAATCAAGTTAAAGTCTATATTGCTGAAAAAGCTTTAAAGATGTTAAAAGGACAAAAAAGAAAAACTAAATTTCACACTTTAAACCCCGCTAAAATTGATCACGAAATGGGTATCGAAGCACGCAGTTTTGATACTACTATCGAAAATATGAATCGTATTCAAACGGCTATTATTTGGGGTGAGGAGTAA
- a CDS encoding pseudouridine synthase — translation MNKYILFYKPYDVLCQFTDENGRSTLKDYIPIPNIYSVGRLDRDSEGLLLLTDNGQLQHRLGHRQFAHPRTYWVQVERIPDLNALEKLRQGLHIQDYRTRPAIVNLLDFEPDLPPREPPIRYRKSVPTAWLEITLTEGRNRQVRRMTAAVGYPTLRLIRTAITIDKNNKLCLTGLQPGQWREVTEKERKALERL, via the coding sequence TTGAATAAATATATCCTTTTTTATAAACCCTACGATGTATTATGTCAGTTTACTGATGAAAATGGTCGCTCGACTTTAAAAGATTATATTCCCATCCCCAATATCTATTCTGTCGGTCGTTTAGATAGGGACAGTGAGGGATTATTATTACTCACAGATAACGGTCAATTACAGCATCGTTTGGGTCATCGTCAATTTGCACATCCGCGCACCTATTGGGTACAAGTCGAAAGAATTCCAGACCTAAACGCTTTAGAAAAATTGCGTCAAGGTCTTCATATTCAGGATTATCGCACTCGACCAGCAATAGTTAATTTACTAGATTTTGAACCGGATTTACCCCCCAGAGAGCCACCGATTCGTTATCGAAAATCTGTCCCCACCGCTTGGTTAGAAATTACCTTAACTGAGGGAAGAAATCGTCAGGTAAGACGGATGACGGCAGCCGTTGGTTATCCGACTTTAAGATTAATTAGAACAGCCATTACTATTGACAAAAACAATAAATTATGCTTAACAGGATTACAACCCGGTCAATGGCGAGAAGTGACTGAAAAAGAGAGAAAAGCCTTGGAAAGGTTATAA
- a CDS encoding ABC transporter permease: MKLAQAQTILTDTLTVFWGEWLDLRARVLQIAATGLVSPLIYIIGFGLGLGSALDRSMKPSLGDSYLEFILPGMVALSSMAISFGGTTFSICGDRLFSKTFEELLLLPVHPLSLFLGKVFAGILRGVMTSASVILIAILFTGKFASFLNPLFLLILILNCAVFASLGAIVGLRVQSLESASLYNNFLIVPMSFLGATFFDPKTLPWALKIIVYALPLTYASLGLRAAAYDINQFPWFAIPILLIVALLLSIVGAYQFSHQRD, from the coding sequence GTGAAACTAGCTCAAGCTCAGACGATATTAACAGACACTTTAACCGTATTTTGGGGAGAATGGCTAGATTTACGGGCGAGAGTCCTTCAGATCGCCGCCACAGGTTTAGTTTCTCCCCTAATCTATATTATCGGTTTCGGGTTGGGGTTGGGAAGCGCCCTCGATCGCTCGATGAAACCCTCACTCGGCGATTCTTATCTAGAATTTATTTTACCCGGAATGGTGGCCCTGTCCTCAATGGCGATCAGTTTCGGGGGAACCACCTTTTCCATCTGTGGCGATCGCTTATTTAGTAAAACCTTCGAGGAATTATTATTACTTCCCGTCCATCCCCTCTCATTATTTTTAGGCAAAGTTTTTGCGGGAATTTTGCGCGGTGTAATGACTTCTGCATCAGTGATTCTCATCGCTATCTTATTTACAGGAAAATTTGCCAGTTTTCTCAATCCCCTCTTTTTATTAATTTTAATCTTAAATTGTGCCGTCTTTGCCAGTTTAGGGGCAATTGTCGGATTGCGAGTTCAATCCCTCGAAAGTGCCAGTCTCTATAATAACTTTTTAATCGTGCCGATGTCTTTTTTAGGAGCAACTTTTTTCGATCCCAAAACCTTACCCTGGGCATTAAAAATTATTGTTTATGCCTTGCCCCTCACCTATGCTAGTCTAGGATTAAGAGCCGCAGCCTACGATATCAATCAATTTCCTTGGTTCGCTATCCCTATTTTATTAATCGTCGCTCTTCTTCTCTCGATTGTCGGCGCTTATCAATTCTCCCATCAACGGGATTGA
- a CDS encoding serine/threonine-protein kinase: MKPCYCINPDCSQPEHPSNNNSNTRYCQSCGSQLLLNGQYRVSRLLSDTTGFGVVYEAFEGFTAKILKVLQEKWNNEPKAVELFKREYDVLLELSRQNVTGVPRADAYFQYSTREGKILHCLVMEKVEGINLEQWLKQYDILSQKRALKWLREITLILDKIHQQNWLHRDIKPPNIMLRNSGELVLIDFGTAREETQTYHQKVKGQQVTGITSAGYTPNEQQHSQAVIQSDFYALGRTFVHLLTGKHPLEIYDAVNDVLAWREETENIHPLLLDFIDELMGRLPKNRPANTRVILQRLDQIERQLKLPPTTPNRPSPPPNPPPIVTQKQSPVIPKINSSPPVSPVAVPQKTPGQPIKKNKLRNRMIALGGVLLLGVGITQAYGYFKSQEINSPQEKKFSEHSFPDKTLTGHSDEVFSVAYSPDGRYLASGSIDQTIKIWEVATGKELRTLTGHSGGVFLVAYSPDGRYLASGSIDQTIKIWEVATGKELRTLTVYSYLYGADVVYSPDGRYLASRSDDKTIKIWEVATGKELRTLTGHSGPVLSVVYSPDGRYLASGGGLRDNTIKIWQVATGKVLRTLTGHSDWVLSVVYSPDGRYLASGSRQTIKIWQVATGKVLRTLTGHSDWVWSVVYSPDGRYLASGSYQTIKIWEVATGKELRTLTGHSDSVNSVVYSPDGRYLASGSGDKTIKIWRVGQ; encoded by the coding sequence ATGAAACCCTGTTACTGCATTAATCCCGATTGTTCTCAACCGGAGCATCCGAGTAATAATAACTCGAATACTCGTTACTGTCAAAGTTGCGGCTCTCAATTGTTGTTAAATGGTCAATATAGGGTGAGTCGGTTATTGAGTGATACGACCGGTTTTGGGGTTGTTTATGAGGCTTTTGAGGGTTTTACAGCCAAAATACTCAAGGTATTACAAGAAAAATGGAACAATGAACCGAAAGCAGTGGAATTATTTAAACGGGAATATGACGTTTTATTAGAGTTGAGTCGTCAAAATGTCACCGGTGTTCCTCGCGCAGATGCCTATTTTCAATATTCCACGAGGGAAGGGAAAATATTACACTGTTTAGTTATGGAAAAAGTGGAGGGGATTAATTTAGAACAGTGGCTAAAGCAGTATGATATTTTAAGTCAAAAACGAGCCTTAAAATGGCTGAGAGAAATTACTTTAATTCTCGATAAAATTCATCAACAGAATTGGCTGCATCGAGATATTAAACCTCCTAATATCATGTTGCGTAATAGTGGCGAGTTGGTGTTAATTGATTTTGGCACAGCAAGGGAAGAAACCCAAACCTATCATCAAAAGGTCAAAGGTCAACAAGTAACAGGTATTACCTCAGCCGGATATACACCCAATGAACAACAACATAGCCAAGCGGTGATTCAATCAGATTTTTATGCTTTAGGACGAACTTTTGTGCATTTATTAACCGGAAAACATCCTTTAGAAATTTATGATGCGGTTAATGATGTTTTAGCTTGGCGAGAAGAAACGGAAAATATTCACCCGTTATTGTTGGATTTTATTGACGAGTTAATGGGAAGATTGCCAAAGAATAGACCAGCTAATACTAGGGTTATTTTACAACGTTTAGATCAGATTGAAAGGCAATTAAAGTTACCTCCTACAACTCCTAATAGACCATCTCCACCACCAAATCCGCCTCCTATTGTAACTCAAAAACAATCGCCAGTTATTCCTAAGATTAATTCTTCTCCGCCAGTTTCACCTGTAGCTGTACCCCAAAAAACACCAGGACAACCGATTAAAAAGAATAAGCTGAGAAATAGAATGATAGCTCTTGGTGGAGTTTTGTTATTAGGAGTAGGAATAACGCAAGCTTATGGTTATTTTAAAAGTCAGGAAATAAACTCACCACAAGAAAAAAAATTTTCAGAACATAGTTTTCCCGATAAAACCCTCACTGGTCATTCTGACGAGGTTTTTTCAGTAGCATATAGTCCCGATGGCCGCTATTTAGCTAGTGGGAGTATTGACCAAACTATCAAAATTTGGGAGGTAGCAACCGGAAAAGAATTGCGTACCCTTACTGGTCATTCTGGCGGGGTTTTTTTAGTAGCATATAGTCCCGATGGCCGCTATTTAGCTAGTGGGAGTATTGACCAAACTATCAAAATTTGGGAGGTAGCAACCGGAAAAGAATTGCGTACCCTTACTGTTTATTCTTACCTTTACGGGGCTGATGTAGTATATAGTCCCGATGGCCGCTATTTAGCTAGTCGTAGTGATGACAAAACTATCAAAATTTGGGAGGTAGCGACAGGAAAAGAATTGCGTACCCTTACCGGTCATTCTGGTCCAGTTTTATCAGTGGTATATAGTCCCGATGGCCGCTATTTAGCTAGTGGGGGTGGGCTTCGTGACAATACTATCAAAATTTGGCAGGTAGCAACCGGAAAAGTATTGCGTACCCTTACTGGTCATTCTGACTGGGTTTTGTCAGTGGTATATAGTCCCGATGGCCGCTATTTAGCTAGTGGGAGTCGCCAAACTATCAAAATTTGGCAGGTAGCAACCGGAAAAGTATTGCGTACCCTTACTGGTCATTCTGACTGGGTTTGGTCAGTGGTATATAGTCCCGATGGCCGCTATTTAGCTAGTGGGAGTTACCAAACTATCAAAATTTGGGAGGTAGCAACGGGAAAAGAATTGCGTACCCTTACTGGTCATTCTGACTCGGTTAACTCAGTAGTATATAGTCCCGATGGCCGCTATTTAGCTAGTGGGAGTGGTGACAAAACTATCAAAATTTGGCGAGTGGGACAGTAA
- a CDS encoding type II toxin-antitoxin system VapB family antitoxin has product MMTNIIIDDQLMADALKATGLKTKQEVVELGLKTLIRLKQQEKIKAFKGKLKWEGNLEEMRHNQ; this is encoded by the coding sequence ATGATGACTAACATTATCATTGATGACCAACTCATGGCTGATGCTCTTAAAGCTACTGGTTTAAAGACTAAACAAGAAGTTGTTGAATTGGGTCTTAAGACTTTGATTCGGCTCAAACAACAGGAGAAAATTAAAGCCTTTAAAGGTAAGCTTAAATGGGAAGGAAACCTTGAGGAAATGAGGCACAATCAATGA
- a CDS encoding helix-turn-helix domain-containing protein, with protein sequence MTLTFNPEKYKELLARHLPKVIKTEAENEKALAIVEELMHSQQRTPEEDELYELLIFLIGNFEKSFYLQESTTPHSMLLFLMEQQGVNKKDIARILGSDKIASSLIEGKGSITQEQAKLLGHFFHVDYSLLM encoded by the coding sequence ATGACCCTTACTTTTAATCCAGAAAAATACAAAGAATTACTAGCTCGCCATTTACCTAAAGTTATTAAAACAGAGGCAGAAAATGAAAAAGCTTTGGCTATTGTGGAAGAATTAATGCACAGTCAGCAGCGAACTCCCGAAGAAGATGAACTTTATGAGCTTCTAATTTTTTTAATTGGGAATTTTGAAAAAAGCTTTTATCTACAAGAATCAACCACACCTCATTCTATGTTATTGTTTTTGATGGAACAGCAAGGCGTTAATAAGAAAGACATAGCCAGAATCCTTGGCTCTGACAAAATTGCCTCTAGTTTAATTGAAGGAAAAGGGTCAATTACCCAAGAACAGGCGAAATTATTAGGACATTTCTTTCATGTAGATTATAGTTTGTTGATGTAG